One Rhodobacteraceae bacterium M385 genomic region harbors:
- a CDS encoding cupin domain-containing protein, producing MPELSKGITAHGEGTKLSILGQTYYLKAHCDSTFAFETNSEPGQAVPVHIHPTQDEFILVQEGELDLKLDGEWTKAKAGDLVCMPKGIPHGYFNKSDKPCRALFWVSPAGKLKDLFEQLHNMTDVDEVVKVFAAHDVDFLPPEANE from the coding sequence ATGCCAGAGTTAAGCAAAGGCATCACTGCCCACGGCGAAGGCACGAAGCTGAGTATTCTGGGCCAGACCTATTACCTCAAAGCCCATTGCGATTCGACATTCGCCTTCGAGACGAATTCAGAGCCTGGGCAAGCGGTGCCCGTCCATATCCACCCCACGCAGGATGAATTCATCCTGGTACAGGAGGGCGAGTTGGACCTGAAGCTGGACGGTGAATGGACCAAAGCCAAAGCCGGCGATCTGGTGTGTATGCCAAAAGGCATCCCGCACGGGTACTTCAACAAGTCCGACAAGCCCTGCCGCGCACTGTTCTGGGTGTCTCCGGCGGGCAAGCTGAAAGACCTATTCGAGCAGTTGCACAATATGACAGATGTAGATGAAGTCGTGAAAGTCTTTGCCGCCCATGACGTTGATTTCCTCCCACCAGAGGCAAATGAATAG
- a CDS encoding 2-oxo-hepta-3-ene-1,7-dioic acid hydratase — MLTEDQRSAVVESLLESHRTKVQGQRPSEMFPEIEIQDSYAISSKVAERKQADGVTVVGHKVGLTSKAMQAASKIDEPDYGYMFSDLVLQDGAKVPFESFCVPRVEPELTFILKEPLQGPGVGLVDVLRATEWIVPSIEIIDARVTEPRRIFDTVADNGAAAGTVLGGRPVRPDDVDLRWVGAMFYRNAEIEETGLAAGVLGHPAMAIAWLANKLGPMGTVLEPGHMVLSGSFTRPVWAGKGDTLHADFGPLGSVSVQFT; from the coding sequence ATGCTAACCGAAGACCAACGATCCGCTGTGGTGGAGTCGCTACTGGAGTCGCATCGCACCAAGGTACAAGGGCAACGCCCGTCCGAGATGTTCCCGGAGATCGAGATCCAAGATTCCTATGCGATTTCGTCAAAGGTGGCCGAGCGCAAGCAAGCCGATGGCGTGACGGTTGTGGGACACAAGGTGGGCCTGACGTCGAAAGCGATGCAGGCAGCGTCGAAGATTGATGAGCCCGATTATGGGTACATGTTCTCGGATCTGGTGTTGCAAGACGGCGCCAAGGTTCCTTTCGAGAGTTTCTGCGTGCCACGGGTTGAGCCAGAATTAACCTTTATCTTGAAGGAGCCTCTGCAAGGACCGGGCGTCGGATTGGTTGATGTGCTGCGCGCGACGGAATGGATCGTGCCGTCCATTGAAATCATTGATGCCCGCGTGACGGAACCCCGTCGTATTTTCGATACGGTCGCCGACAATGGTGCTGCGGCTGGTACGGTTCTGGGTGGCCGCCCCGTCCGCCCCGACGATGTGGACCTGCGTTGGGTTGGTGCGATGTTCTACCGGAACGCGGAAATCGAAGAGACAGGACTTGCCGCCGGTGTATTGGGCCATCCAGCCATGGCGATTGCATGGTTGGCGAACAAGCTCGGCCCGATGGGCACCGTGCTGGAACCCGGTCACATGGTCCTGTCTGGCAGCTTCACTCGGCCAGTATGGGCAGGCAAGGGCGACACGCTCCATGCGGATTTCGGCCCATTGGGCTCTGTTTCGGTACAGTTCACATGA
- a CDS encoding tripartite tricarboxylate transporter permease produces MIDAFSDLANGFSVALTPEALGFCLLGATIGMFIGVLPGIGALATISILLPFTFGLDPTHGMIMLAGVFYGAQYGGSVASILLNLPGTASTAVTALDGYPMTQNGRAGVALFLTTIVSFLGGSAAILMMTFLAPSVANLAREFGSTEYFSIMLLALVAAATLAPGSMIKGLAMVVFGLLLGTVGTDVTSGSFRFTFGVSSVADGVSLVIVVMGIFGMGEILSNLGNGAPDRVPQARVSLRSMIPTRDDMRRSAGPTLRGSLTGIVTGILPGLGPQVAAFVAYAIEKRVSKRPDAFGKGAVEGVVAPEAANNASVQAAFIPTLTLGIPGDAVMAVMMGALMLHGILPGPSLIANEPDLFWGLIASFWVGNVILLVLNIPLIGLWLNVLRVPYRILYPVIIALICLGVFSLRNNPVDIALVVIFGLVGYGMILLRLPAAPLLLGLVLGPLIEEHLQRALIIGRGDPMVFLESPISLLSLLASVVLIGLSFRRRRPSAAVRPPQIGD; encoded by the coding sequence ATGATTGATGCTTTCAGTGACCTCGCCAACGGGTTTTCCGTGGCCCTTACCCCAGAGGCACTTGGTTTTTGCTTGCTGGGCGCGACCATTGGCATGTTCATCGGTGTACTTCCGGGGATCGGTGCGCTTGCCACGATATCAATTTTGCTACCATTCACGTTCGGCTTGGACCCCACCCACGGGATGATCATGCTCGCCGGGGTGTTTTATGGCGCACAGTACGGTGGGTCGGTCGCCTCTATCCTTCTCAACCTTCCGGGCACTGCCTCGACAGCGGTAACCGCCCTAGACGGCTATCCGATGACCCAGAATGGGCGTGCAGGTGTGGCGCTTTTCCTGACGACGATCGTGTCGTTCCTAGGTGGGTCAGCTGCAATCCTCATGATGACTTTTCTCGCGCCAAGTGTCGCCAATCTGGCCAGGGAATTCGGATCGACCGAGTACTTTTCGATCATGCTTCTGGCTCTTGTCGCTGCGGCCACGTTGGCGCCGGGCTCGATGATCAAAGGGCTTGCGATGGTGGTCTTTGGCCTGCTTTTGGGCACCGTCGGCACAGACGTAACAAGCGGCAGTTTCCGGTTTACATTCGGTGTCTCAAGCGTAGCCGACGGGGTGAGCCTTGTCATCGTTGTCATGGGCATTTTCGGGATGGGAGAGATCCTTTCGAACCTCGGAAATGGGGCACCAGACCGCGTACCACAAGCCCGCGTGTCGCTTCGGTCAATGATCCCAACCCGGGATGACATGCGCCGCAGCGCCGGCCCCACTTTGCGTGGGTCACTGACAGGGATTGTGACTGGCATTTTGCCCGGCCTCGGGCCGCAGGTGGCGGCATTCGTGGCCTATGCAATTGAGAAACGCGTCTCGAAACGACCTGACGCATTTGGCAAGGGCGCCGTGGAAGGGGTAGTGGCCCCCGAGGCGGCCAATAATGCGTCTGTGCAAGCTGCCTTTATCCCAACGCTCACTCTTGGAATTCCGGGTGATGCCGTCATGGCGGTCATGATGGGAGCCTTGATGCTGCACGGGATTCTTCCTGGCCCGTCGTTGATTGCAAATGAACCGGATTTGTTCTGGGGGCTGATTGCCAGTTTCTGGGTCGGCAACGTGATTTTGTTGGTCCTGAATATCCCCCTCATCGGCCTTTGGCTGAACGTGCTTCGGGTGCCTTATCGTATCCTCTACCCCGTGATCATCGCCCTAATCTGTCTGGGAGTATTCTCGCTTCGCAACAATCCGGTCGATATCGCGCTGGTCGTTATCTTTGGATTGGTCGGATACGGTATGATCCTACTTAGGCTTCCTGCTGCGCCGCTTTTGCTGGGCCTCGTGCTGGGTCCACTTATTGAAGAGCATCTTCAACGCGCGCTCATAATCGGTCGTGGCGACCCCATGGTGTTCTTGGAAAGCCCGATCAGCCTTTTGTCGCTACTGGCGAGTGTTGTTTTGATTGGCCTCAGTTTTAGACGCCGCCGCCCATCCGCCGCTGTGCGCCCCCCTCAAATAGGAGACTAA
- a CDS encoding tripartite tricarboxylate transporter substrate binding protein, translating to MTLRSLSRRAALLGAACAFGVTTFQATAQGAYPSGPVTIVVGFSAGSSTDVAARLLAAEMSEILGERVLVENRPGAASTIGTQAVASAEADGHTLLMGTVANTIGTALGREVEFAFPGDFAPVALVGAVPMIVTVHPDVEATTLAELVSLMQAGDPPMLYGSAGVGTAPHLSAELFASSVGAGMTHVPYQGSGDAVRDLIEGRIDLVFAPQSSAASGIQDGSLRGLASTLSRPSAMFPDLPTVAQDTVDGFDTSVWFALMAPAGTPDDVVSVLNEAVNASLATDSVSQGMSTAGIEILGGSSEDLAAYIDTEIANWSAVVESANITLN from the coding sequence ATGACACTTCGATCTTTGAGCCGCCGGGCCGCTCTACTTGGGGCTGCCTGCGCTTTTGGCGTCACCACGTTTCAAGCCACGGCGCAGGGCGCTTATCCGTCAGGACCGGTTACGATTGTCGTAGGGTTCTCCGCCGGTAGCTCTACCGATGTTGCGGCCCGGTTATTGGCGGCGGAAATGTCTGAAATTTTGGGTGAGCGCGTCTTGGTGGAAAACCGCCCGGGCGCAGCCAGCACGATTGGCACCCAAGCCGTCGCTTCGGCTGAAGCGGACGGGCACACCCTTTTGATGGGAACCGTTGCCAACACGATCGGAACTGCTTTGGGGCGCGAGGTTGAGTTCGCCTTTCCTGGCGATTTCGCCCCAGTGGCCCTCGTCGGCGCCGTTCCGATGATCGTGACAGTGCACCCTGATGTAGAGGCCACGACGCTGGCTGAACTTGTTTCGTTGATGCAAGCGGGCGACCCGCCGATGTTGTATGGGTCAGCCGGGGTGGGGACGGCGCCACACCTTTCCGCAGAACTCTTTGCGTCTTCGGTGGGCGCGGGAATGACCCACGTACCTTATCAAGGCAGTGGCGATGCCGTGCGGGATCTAATTGAGGGGCGCATCGACCTTGTGTTCGCGCCACAATCCTCGGCTGCCTCGGGAATTCAGGACGGCAGTTTGCGGGGCCTTGCCTCTACCCTGTCTCGTCCTTCGGCGATGTTCCCGGACTTGCCCACTGTCGCTCAGGACACCGTTGATGGCTTCGACACATCTGTATGGTTCGCCCTCATGGCGCCCGCGGGTACGCCAGACGACGTGGTTAGTGTCTTGAACGAGGCTGTGAATGCGTCCCTCGCGACAGATTCCGTCAGCCAAGGCATGTCGACCGCCGGCATAGAGATACTTGGCGGTAGCTCTGAAGATCTTGCTGCCTACATCGACACCGAAATTGCGAATTGGTCCGCGGTTGTTGAGTCCGCAAACATCACCTTGAACTAA
- a CDS encoding amidohydrolase family protein, whose protein sequence is MRECLAPLPPRKPRLTPPKGLVDTHCHIVGPVKQFPMSDGRSYTAPDAPLEAYLEIRQSLGIERSVVVQPGAHGFDNSVTLNAVARMGDSARGIAVVPLDVSDDTLAALHAGGIRGVRLSSMLRGASGTDGFEALARRIAPFGWHILFHLHEADEILGLASAIRRAPVPIMVDHMARTTGDMGRDSKAFHCLIELLTECPHVWTKICSWYRLSSRPDWTDMEPLARAVLDTAPERVVWGSNWPHVMLFDGPMPDDADLLDKAIEWLGPQSQRVLVENPMKLYFPSE, encoded by the coding sequence ATGCGCGAATGTCTTGCCCCTCTGCCCCCTCGCAAACCGCGACTGACCCCGCCCAAAGGGCTTGTCGACACCCATTGCCATATCGTCGGACCAGTGAAGCAATTTCCGATGTCAGATGGGCGCAGCTATACTGCCCCCGATGCTCCGCTGGAGGCGTATCTCGAAATCCGTCAGTCGTTGGGCATTGAGCGCAGCGTCGTTGTTCAACCCGGCGCTCATGGGTTCGACAATAGCGTCACCCTGAACGCAGTGGCACGCATGGGCGATAGCGCAAGGGGCATTGCTGTGGTGCCATTAGATGTCAGCGACGACACCTTGGCCGCACTGCATGCAGGCGGCATTCGCGGGGTCCGGCTGTCGTCCATGTTGCGCGGGGCAAGCGGAACCGACGGGTTCGAAGCACTCGCACGGCGAATTGCTCCATTTGGATGGCACATTCTGTTCCACCTCCACGAAGCTGATGAGATTTTGGGGCTGGCTTCGGCCATTAGAAGGGCCCCGGTCCCAATCATGGTCGACCACATGGCCCGCACGACAGGCGATATGGGGCGGGATAGTAAGGCGTTTCACTGTCTGATCGAACTTTTAACCGAGTGCCCGCATGTCTGGACGAAGATTTGCAGTTGGTATCGCCTTTCGTCGCGGCCTGACTGGACTGATATGGAGCCTCTCGCAAGAGCCGTACTTGATACCGCGCCCGAGCGCGTGGTTTGGGGATCGAACTGGCCACACGTAATGCTGTTCGATGGACCAATGCCCGACGACGCAGATTTGCTGGACAAAGCCATAGAATGGCTAGGCCCTCAATCGCAGCGGGTCTTGGTGGAAAATCCTATGAAGCTCTACTTCCCTTCAGAATGA
- a CDS encoding heme-binding protein translates to MRQLSPKECRPFFDAVEEKATQMGAPIATAIVGPEGHLIAAERMVGAGFITADTAIAKAYTIAAFRSMSPRFPDGLVIQKWFQQRNPQFLINAAVLSNGRVAASGGMAPIFEGDDIVGFYGISGATSDQDEVMGRYAREKVGWRHEPENDIIPKETRDHIREVYETIGLSDRLD, encoded by the coding sequence ATGCGCCAATTGTCACCAAAAGAATGCCGTCCCTTCTTCGATGCAGTAGAGGAGAAGGCGACCCAAATGGGCGCTCCGATTGCGACCGCGATCGTCGGTCCCGAGGGCCATCTGATCGCAGCAGAGCGGATGGTCGGGGCAGGTTTCATCACCGCCGACACTGCCATTGCGAAGGCTTATACAATTGCTGCCTTTCGCTCGATGAGCCCCCGGTTCCCTGACGGCTTGGTGATCCAAAAGTGGTTTCAGCAGCGCAATCCGCAATTTCTCATCAACGCTGCTGTTCTAAGTAATGGCCGCGTAGCAGCGTCCGGCGGCATGGCTCCGATTTTTGAAGGAGACGATATCGTGGGTTTCTACGGGATTAGTGGAGCGACCTCGGATCAGGATGAAGTGATGGGGCGCTACGCCCGCGAGAAAGTGGGCTGGCGTCACGAGCCTGAGAACGACATTATTCCCAAAGAGACGCGGGATCATATTCGTGAGGTCTACGAGACCATCGGCCTGAGCGATCGGCTCGACTGA
- a CDS encoding tripartite tricarboxylate transporter TctB family protein: MRRILTPLSLSIIAFVFFWASMLLWTATSSLSGTDGVAAYNPIFYPRILIFLGMVLTCAVLLHGLWRSETPVGGQDNRAAIIAIGLAGGFMLTLKPFGFFLSSAVFFAAFALAFGYRRPLVVVAAWAATAAFVWIVFTEALKAPLPDWPNFLN, translated from the coding sequence ATGCGCCGTATTTTGACCCCTCTTTCCCTATCAATCATTGCCTTCGTGTTCTTTTGGGCAAGCATGTTGCTGTGGACGGCAACGTCGTCGCTAAGTGGAACTGACGGAGTCGCGGCCTACAACCCGATTTTCTATCCCCGCATCCTGATCTTTCTTGGAATGGTTCTGACATGCGCCGTTCTTCTGCACGGTCTGTGGCGGTCTGAGACCCCGGTAGGAGGGCAAGACAACCGCGCCGCCATTATTGCGATCGGCTTGGCTGGCGGCTTCATGCTCACGCTAAAGCCATTTGGCTTTTTCCTTTCGTCGGCGGTCTTCTTTGCAGCCTTCGCATTGGCCTTCGGATATCGCCGTCCGCTTGTCGTTGTGGCTGCATGGGCGGCGACAGCGGCATTTGTCTGGATCGTCTTTACTGAAGCCTTGAAGGCACCTTTGCCCGACTGGCCCAACTTCTTAAATTAA
- a CDS encoding tripartite tricarboxylate transporter substrate binding protein has protein sequence MTKKTTLLMCALTMAACSVTSVAAQTFPERSLEFIVPFPPGGASNLIGRAIATSMSEELGQEITVLNREGAAGTVGAADLARADADGYTIGILTSTPLLMRPHTVDLPYDLESFDLICRGFDNPLILTVATSSGITSLDELMLLAEGDPAGVRFYSEGPGTLQDIAMSALQTAADFEALGVPMTGEQTAVQNLLSGVINVAPITAGTALGNPELLTPIAIMSRERVPNPNVPTVGEVIGTPVVHSLTGAIVAPRGLPEAHYDRLVEACASAQGSASFNEVLGQYSMPPVSEIGQDFAEALTAQYNSIGSFLADASN, from the coding sequence ATGACTAAGAAAACTACTCTATTGATGTGCGCTTTGACGATGGCAGCTTGCTCTGTCACGTCCGTCGCGGCGCAAACTTTTCCTGAACGGTCGCTAGAGTTCATCGTGCCGTTCCCTCCGGGCGGGGCGAGCAACCTGATCGGTCGGGCCATTGCGACTTCAATGTCCGAGGAACTTGGGCAAGAGATCACGGTGCTGAACCGCGAAGGTGCTGCTGGCACCGTCGGTGCCGCTGATCTCGCCCGTGCAGACGCGGATGGCTATACGATCGGCATTCTCACGTCCACGCCGCTCTTGATGCGCCCCCACACAGTTGATCTCCCCTACGATTTGGAAAGCTTCGATCTGATTTGTCGAGGCTTCGATAATCCGTTGATTTTGACTGTGGCGACCTCTTCCGGGATTACATCATTGGATGAGCTGATGCTGCTTGCCGAGGGCGACCCAGCAGGGGTCCGTTTCTATAGTGAAGGCCCCGGCACCTTGCAGGACATCGCAATGAGCGCCTTGCAAACTGCCGCTGATTTCGAAGCGCTCGGGGTGCCAATGACCGGTGAGCAGACCGCCGTTCAGAACCTACTGTCCGGCGTCATTAACGTCGCGCCCATCACCGCAGGAACGGCGCTTGGCAACCCAGAGCTGCTGACTCCCATCGCCATCATGTCTCGTGAACGGGTGCCAAACCCAAATGTCCCCACCGTAGGCGAAGTGATTGGAACGCCTGTCGTGCACAGCTTGACCGGAGCAATCGTGGCGCCGCGTGGCCTGCCAGAGGCCCATTATGACCGATTGGTTGAAGCCTGCGCCTCGGCACAAGGTTCAGCCAGCTTCAACGAGGTGCTTGGCCAATACAGCATGCCTCCGGTCAGTGAGATCGGTCAGGACTTTGCCGAGGCCTTAACTGCTCAATACAATTCCATCGGCAGCTTCTTGGCAGACGCTTCGAACTGA
- a CDS encoding tripartite tricarboxylate transporter TctB family protein gives MSDRSAPFLGQRDVLCGLTVSIVGLAACFEAWDYSFGSLARPGPGFLPVSYGMILIALGLAIAYVGRNVQTRVEKPAYVPVFAISGALLSWAWLAPRAGIVLATVLLVVIAALANGRPKPTEIGLIAIFTSAITTAIFVGVLGVPLPVWPWS, from the coding sequence ATGTCAGATCGCAGCGCCCCCTTCTTGGGGCAACGGGACGTCTTGTGCGGACTGACGGTCTCAATTGTGGGCTTGGCCGCCTGTTTCGAGGCTTGGGACTATTCATTCGGCTCCCTTGCCCGACCGGGCCCCGGTTTCCTTCCGGTGTCCTACGGGATGATCCTGATCGCCTTGGGCTTGGCCATCGCCTATGTCGGGCGGAATGTCCAAACGCGAGTGGAGAAGCCTGCTTACGTTCCGGTGTTCGCCATTTCGGGCGCTCTGCTGTCATGGGCATGGCTGGCGCCACGTGCTGGAATTGTCTTGGCGACAGTGCTTCTAGTGGTGATTGCGGCATTGGCTAACGGTAGACCAAAACCTACCGAGATAGGTTTAATCGCAATCTTCACATCAGCGATAACGACGGCAATTTTCGTCGGTGTCTTGGGCGTGCCCCTACCTGTTTGGCCGTGGTCATGA
- a CDS encoding HpcH/HpaI aldolase/citrate lyase family protein, giving the protein MPSPRNTFKSRLLAGEVQLGLWMSLGSAAAAEALSLVGYDWLLFDTEHAPVDTPQMQPILQAAAAGASASVVRPAWNDKVLIKRTLDIGAQTILVPFVENAAEAAAAVDAARYPPQGSRGVAGLTRASRFGLTNDYFETANENTCVLVQLETPAALAQIEEIAAVPGVDGVFIGPSDLAAGMGFLGKPGTQVVQDAIRDAADLLQTLGKPAGILAVSSDDAERYLSWGFSFVAIGIDIALLLRGAEGRLAEFASNRSD; this is encoded by the coding sequence GTGCCATCCCCCCGCAATACCTTCAAATCCCGGCTTCTGGCGGGGGAGGTCCAATTAGGGCTGTGGATGAGTCTAGGCAGCGCCGCGGCAGCAGAGGCACTATCATTGGTGGGCTACGATTGGCTCTTGTTCGACACAGAACACGCCCCCGTCGACACACCACAGATGCAACCGATCCTTCAAGCGGCCGCGGCGGGTGCGTCCGCTAGTGTTGTTCGCCCGGCGTGGAACGACAAGGTCTTGATCAAGCGTACACTTGATATCGGGGCGCAAACGATCCTGGTTCCCTTCGTTGAAAACGCCGCCGAGGCAGCAGCGGCAGTAGATGCCGCCCGTTACCCCCCCCAAGGATCGCGCGGTGTCGCTGGACTGACTCGCGCCAGCCGCTTCGGCCTTACCAATGATTATTTCGAAACGGCAAATGAGAATACGTGTGTCTTGGTCCAATTGGAAACTCCCGCAGCCCTTGCCCAGATCGAGGAAATCGCGGCGGTGCCCGGCGTAGACGGCGTGTTCATTGGCCCATCAGACTTAGCCGCCGGCATGGGCTTTCTGGGAAAGCCCGGCACCCAAGTCGTTCAAGACGCCATTCGAGATGCTGCGGATCTTTTGCAAACGCTCGGGAAGCCGGCTGGCATTCTCGCCGTGTCGTCCGATGACGCTGAACGCTATCTCTCGTGGGGTTTCTCGTTTGTTGCAATTGGCATCGACATCGCCCTCCTTCTAAGGGGCGCGGAGGGCCGGTTGGCTGAATTCGCCTCCAATCGTAGCGATTGA
- a CDS encoding tripartite tricarboxylate transporter permease, with product MEAILGGIALLWDPMAILALVGGVFLGVVIGVLPGLGPAVGVSLALPLTIGMDQIPAITLLLGIYAGSIYGGSVTAILINTPGTPSSAASCLDGYPMARSGKVGEALGIAAVASVAGGIISLIILAFAAPYIAQWALNFGPAEMLALVLFSLTCIASVAAGNQLKGLLAAVLGLFLAVVGQDIFSGEVRYNFGVFELSAGLSLVPLLVGLFALSEVFWRMGDQSRMSEARPLPSGFVFPGLARLRQLARTIFKSSLIGTLIGVLPGVGPTAASFVSYAEARRSSDDKSSFGKGAPEGLAASEAANNAVTGGALIPTLALGVPGDPITAIMLGALVIQDIVPGPSLFSQHLDIVTAILIGLLFINLLMLPTAKYFAFLWRGLLRLPDALLMAGVVILIGVGIYTLNNSVLDMVTAFIAGLVGYGLRRAGYPLAPIIIGFVLGKLLEQNLRMGLIVFQNDWTRFATSPIAAVFLILTAVILCWPIATALVRARASKGAK from the coding sequence ATGGAAGCCATTCTCGGCGGAATTGCCCTGCTTTGGGACCCAATGGCGATCCTGGCGCTGGTGGGCGGTGTGTTTCTGGGAGTCGTCATCGGCGTTCTGCCGGGCCTTGGCCCTGCGGTGGGCGTCTCGCTAGCTTTGCCGTTGACGATCGGTATGGACCAGATACCTGCGATTACCTTGTTGTTGGGGATCTACGCGGGTTCCATCTACGGCGGATCGGTTACAGCGATTTTGATTAACACGCCTGGCACGCCATCATCAGCGGCAAGCTGTCTTGACGGCTATCCAATGGCGCGATCCGGCAAGGTGGGGGAAGCGCTTGGGATTGCGGCTGTTGCCTCGGTCGCCGGTGGGATCATCTCCCTTATCATCCTTGCATTCGCAGCACCCTATATCGCGCAATGGGCGCTGAACTTCGGCCCGGCCGAGATGCTGGCTCTGGTTTTGTTTTCGCTGACCTGCATCGCGTCCGTTGCCGCCGGAAACCAATTGAAAGGGTTGTTGGCCGCGGTCTTGGGACTGTTTCTAGCCGTCGTCGGTCAGGACATCTTTTCCGGAGAGGTGCGCTATAATTTCGGCGTGTTTGAGCTTTCCGCCGGGCTTTCGCTGGTGCCTCTATTGGTCGGGCTATTCGCGCTATCTGAAGTGTTTTGGCGGATGGGCGACCAGTCTCGCATGTCCGAGGCGCGCCCGCTCCCCAGTGGCTTTGTGTTTCCCGGTTTGGCGCGTCTCAGGCAATTGGCACGCACGATTTTCAAAAGCAGCCTGATTGGCACCCTCATCGGTGTTTTGCCGGGCGTTGGACCCACTGCCGCATCTTTCGTCAGCTATGCCGAAGCACGCCGATCCTCTGATGACAAAAGCTCTTTTGGGAAGGGCGCACCGGAAGGGCTTGCTGCCAGTGAGGCCGCCAATAACGCCGTCACTGGCGGGGCGCTGATCCCAACGCTTGCTCTTGGTGTTCCCGGCGATCCGATCACGGCAATCATGTTGGGCGCGTTGGTCATTCAGGACATCGTTCCTGGGCCAAGCCTCTTTTCGCAGCACCTAGATATCGTAACGGCGATCCTGATCGGATTGCTGTTCATCAACCTGCTGATGCTTCCAACGGCGAAGTACTTTGCTTTTCTGTGGCGCGGGCTGCTGCGGCTGCCCGATGCGTTGCTGATGGCAGGAGTCGTTATTCTAATTGGCGTCGGGATTTACACACTCAACAACTCTGTACTCGATATGGTCACGGCATTTATCGCCGGGCTGGTGGGTTACGGGCTGCGCAGAGCAGGGTATCCCTTGGCGCCCATCATTATTGGCTTCGTTTTGGGCAAGCTCCTAGAGCAGAACTTAAGGATGGGTTTGATCGTCTTCCAAAATGATTGGACCCGCTTCGCGACCAGTCCGATTGCGGCTGTATTCTTAATCCTTACGGCTGTGATCCTGTGCTGGCCGATTGCTACGGCTCTTGTTCGAGCAAGAGCCAGTAAAGGTGCCAAATAA
- a CDS encoding carboxymuconolactone decarboxylase family protein, which yields MDIDEILSGYERMIGRVPPKVAKRIELMQERDPEALERLETVRAQFLDPKHLDQKTVQLISFAILLVQTSNAAGNHARAALRAGATAEDLIDTVHIAFLFRGLAAANHAGEILADVFASEP from the coding sequence GTGGACATTGATGAGATTTTGAGCGGCTACGAACGTATGATTGGCCGCGTTCCGCCTAAGGTGGCCAAGCGCATTGAGCTTATGCAGGAGAGGGATCCTGAAGCGCTGGAACGGTTGGAAACCGTGCGGGCGCAGTTCCTTGATCCGAAGCATTTGGATCAGAAGACGGTGCAACTGATCTCTTTCGCTATCCTGCTTGTTCAGACCTCAAATGCTGCGGGCAACCATGCACGCGCCGCTCTTCGAGCCGGGGCAACGGCGGAAGATCTGATCGACACTGTTCACATTGCCTTTTTGTTTCGCGGCCTCGCCGCCGCAAATCACGCCGGCGAAATTCTCGCGGACGTTTTCGCATCTGAACCATGA
- a CDS encoding alpha/beta hydrolase, with protein MRTDWDIAFNNMSHVAGSHALPAHWAAEAAAYRDSGVQVETDIPYGDGPRERFDIVWPEGAPKGLAVFVHGGYWMRLSKSDWTQFAEGARAAGWAMALPSYTLAPDARISKMTRQVSAAIDVAAKRVAGPIRLSGHSAGGHLVTRMLCEDTPLAPETRARIENVVSISGLHDLRPLLRTAMNDTLHLDEAEAAAESAILHRPVPNARITAWTGGGERPEFLRQAQLLATVWQGLDAKTDLVIDSVHHHFSVIEALKTHDSPLCRRLLF; from the coding sequence ATGCGTACAGATTGGGACATAGCGTTCAACAACATGAGCCACGTAGCAGGGTCGCACGCTCTGCCAGCCCACTGGGCCGCGGAGGCAGCCGCCTATCGTGACAGTGGCGTGCAGGTTGAGACCGACATCCCCTATGGCGACGGCCCCCGGGAACGGTTTGATATCGTCTGGCCCGAGGGTGCGCCCAAAGGGCTTGCTGTGTTTGTTCACGGTGGGTACTGGATGCGATTGTCGAAATCGGACTGGACGCAATTCGCGGAAGGTGCCCGCGCCGCAGGTTGGGCGATGGCGTTACCCAGCTATACTCTGGCCCCTGACGCCCGCATTTCCAAAATGACGCGGCAAGTTTCTGCGGCGATCGACGTTGCTGCAAAGCGCGTGGCGGGGCCGATCCGTCTTTCCGGGCATTCGGCTGGGGGTCATCTGGTGACACGGATGCTATGCGAAGACACGCCGCTTGCGCCCGAGACCCGCGCGCGCATCGAAAACGTAGTGTCGATCAGTGGCCTACACGACCTCAGGCCCCTTTTGCGCACAGCGATGAACGACACTCTGCACCTAGATGAAGCTGAGGCCGCAGCTGAAAGCGCCATCCTGCATCGCCCCGTACCCAACGCCCGCATTACGGCTTGGACCGGCGGAGGGGAGCGGCCCGAATTCTTACGTCAGGCGCAGTTGCTGGCTACTGTTTGGCAGGGGTTGGATGCTAAGACCGACCTTGTGATTGACAGCGTGCATCACCATTTTTCCGTTATCGAGGCTCTGAAAACTCACGATAGCCCATTGTGCCGGAGGTTATTGTTCTGA